A DNA window from Takifugu flavidus isolate HTHZ2018 chromosome 15, ASM371156v2, whole genome shotgun sequence contains the following coding sequences:
- the LOC130539369 gene encoding zinc finger protein 777: MDSCAAFQSKLTNIMEMLAKAAVLEISKLWEDGFSLVQVELRRKENEIEALNRKLVLIENERLYILSKKQSSCLSTSSFSNKEQQNSSDGPEFDSAQTSFCDPSFKDKTDPLATQRTQRTPPSPTDEQLESDCSESDGRKHDGKDFIIKSEEQGDVVIMEKEGDTKKTANEEAVHNEMELNQQPFEVPEQESQRWSTVSVGDSEATDDSDCFCEPKQLLQSLDSEILFIQNALDMFDSSETVCSDRLMREKRQALSSKSRASVTFSQGQTGQRIDALTDRGESTRIPIDNPPPTKNMSSFNPDRRFFFLNEPELQRTLAGRRIKEKWFICPFCGKSFDRVSHLEIHQRIHTGEKPYMCDTCGKSFSQRSNLRTHQRIHKDIQSQNAV; encoded by the exons ATGGATAGCTGCGCAGCTTTCCAGAGCAAGTTAACCAACATCATGGAAATGTTAGCTAAAGCTGCTGTACTAGAAATCAGTAAGCTGTGGGAGGACGGCTTCAGTCTCGTACAAGTGGAACTTCGccgaaaagaaaatgaaatagaaGCCTTAAACAGGAAGTTAGTGTTAATAGAAAACGAGCGGCTATACATCCTCTCTAAGAAGCAGAGTTCATGCCTGTCCACGTCGTCTTTCTCGAAcaaggagcagcagaacagcagtgATG gacCAGAATTCGATTCAGCCCAGACTTCATTTTGTGATCCCAGTTTTAAAGACAAGACAGACCCTTTGGCCACTCAGAGAACCCAGAGAACACCACCTTCACCAACAGATGAACAGTTAGAATCTGACTGCTCTGAGAGTGATGGAAGAAAACATGATGGCAAGGATTTTATCATCAAGTCCGAAGAGCAGGGAGATGTCGTGATtatggagaaggagggggacACCAAAAAAACTGCTAATGAAGAAGCAGTTCACAATGAAATGGAACTGAACCAGCAGCCTTTTGAGGTACCAGAACAAGAGAGCCAGCGGTGGTCAACAGTTTCTGTGGGAGACAGTGAAGCTACTGATGACTCTGACTGTTTTTGCGAGCCAAAGCAACTTTTACAAAGTCTAGATTCGGAAATCCTATTCATTCAGAATGCATTAGATATGTTTGATAGTTCAGAGACAGTTTGTTCTGACAGGTTgatgagggaaaaaagacagGCTCTATCGAGCAAATCAAGGGCTTCTGTAACTTTTAGCCAAGGGCAGACAGGTCAACGTATAGATGCACTAACAGACAGAGGTGAGTCCACTAGGATTCCTATCGATAACCCCCCTCCAACTAAGAACATGTCCTCTTTCAACCCAGATaggagattcttttttttaaatgagccaGAGTTGCAAAGGACATTAGCAGGCCGCCGCATTAAGGAGAAGTGGTTCATTTGCCCATTCTGTGGCAAAAGTTTTGACCGTGTCAGCCATCTGGAGATTCACCAGCGAATTCACACGGGAGAAAAACCATACATGTGCGACACGTGTGGAAAGAGCTTTTCTCAGAGAAGTAACCTTCGCACCCACCAACGGATTCACAAAGACATTCAGTCACAAAATGCAGTTTGA